The Xanthomonas sontii genome contains a region encoding:
- a CDS encoding DUF819 domain-containing protein codes for MPSTPLITNDIVIFGLIAATLGAVFWTAARPSGFWKRFYGIVPALLLCYLIPGIYNTVGLIDGQHNSLYNPVARDVLLPAALVLLTLTIDLKGILRLGPKLVAMYLGASFSIMLGAVVAFQVMKWLHPVTVAGDTWAGMAALAGSWIGGGANMLAMREVFQVDATTFGQFAVVDVGVGYVWMALLIFFAQRAPAIDARTGADTRGIDDLKQRIAHFQAQHERVASLTDLMLIVGVAFGAVGLAHAIATPTAAWFDANVSWAKQFSLGSPFVWVVVLATTFGLLLSFTRARTLEGAGASRIGTLLLYFLIACIGMQMDLLALFDRPWIFALGLIWLIVHVLLLLALGKLLRVPFFYFAIGSQSNVGGPASAPVVAAAFHPALAPVGVLLGTMGYATGTYLAYLVGITLRAMAGAG; via the coding sequence ATGCCCTCGACGCCCCTGATCACCAACGACATCGTCATCTTCGGCCTGATCGCCGCCACCCTGGGCGCGGTGTTCTGGACCGCGGCGCGGCCGTCGGGATTTTGGAAGCGCTTCTACGGCATCGTGCCGGCACTGTTGTTGTGTTATCTGATCCCGGGCATCTACAACACCGTCGGGCTGATCGACGGCCAGCATAATTCGCTCTACAACCCGGTCGCGCGCGACGTGCTGCTGCCGGCGGCGCTGGTGCTGCTCACCCTCACCATCGATCTCAAGGGCATCCTGCGGCTGGGGCCGAAGTTGGTGGCGATGTACCTGGGCGCGTCCTTCAGCATCATGCTCGGCGCGGTGGTCGCGTTCCAGGTGATGAAGTGGCTGCATCCGGTGACCGTGGCCGGCGACACCTGGGCCGGCATGGCCGCGTTGGCCGGCAGTTGGATCGGCGGCGGCGCCAACATGCTGGCGATGCGTGAGGTGTTCCAGGTCGATGCCACCACCTTCGGCCAGTTCGCGGTGGTCGACGTCGGCGTCGGCTACGTGTGGATGGCACTGCTGATCTTCTTTGCGCAACGTGCGCCGGCGATCGATGCGCGCACTGGCGCCGACACCCGCGGCATCGACGACCTCAAGCAGCGCATCGCCCACTTCCAGGCCCAGCACGAACGCGTCGCCAGCCTCACCGACTTGATGCTGATCGTCGGCGTGGCCTTCGGCGCGGTCGGCCTGGCGCATGCGATCGCCACCCCGACCGCGGCGTGGTTCGACGCGAACGTGAGTTGGGCCAAGCAGTTCAGCCTCGGCTCGCCGTTCGTGTGGGTGGTGGTGCTGGCGACCACCTTCGGCCTGCTGCTCAGCTTCACCCGCGCACGCACGCTCGAGGGCGCCGGCGCGTCGCGCATCGGCACGCTGCTGCTGTATTTCCTGATCGCCTGCATCGGCATGCAGATGGACCTGCTGGCGCTGTTCGACCGCCCCTGGATCTTCGCGCTCGGCCTGATCTGGCTCATCGTGCACGTCCTGCTGCTGCTGGCGCTGGGCAAGCTGCTGCGGGTGCCGTTCTTCTACTTCGCGATCGGCTCGCAGAGCAATGTCGGCGGCCCGGCCTCGGCGCCAGTGGTGGCGGCCGCGTTCCACCCGGCGCTGGCCCCGGTCGGCGTGTTGCTGGGCACGATGGGCTACGCCACCGGCACGTACCTGGCCTATCTGGTCGGCATCACCCTGCGCGCGATGGCCGGCGCGGGCTGA
- a CDS encoding S9 family peptidase, with product MTLRYALLPLALLTALPALAATRGFEVRDMVALDRVSSPLLTPDGGTVIFAKRQMDKALEKSSTSLWLRDLRTRDAAPPKRLTPEGWNVNSPELSADGKTVYFLSAKSGRQQLYALPLAGGAPRQLTDFALDVDSYRIAPQGDRVAFSAGVFQDCGSDLACTQKRLDAKKQSKATGVVFDELFVRHWDTWNDGRRNSLFVAPLPAGAKAKPVAGASAVSVTLAGDIPSKPFGGSEDYTWAPDGQSLVASVRVAGREEPWSTNFDLYRLDAAGKAAPVNLTASNPAWDAGPVFSADGKTLFYRAMKRPGFEADRFGLMAMDVASGKTREIAPQWDRSAGEIVLSADGKTVYTTADDMGQHPLFAVDVADGKVRTVAADGSVGSPVLAGNTLAFTRNSLKSGDQIMVADADGQQPRAITPSAGELLPDVKFGDYEQFSFKGWNNDTVHGYVVKPYNYQEGKTYPVAFLIHGGPQGSFGNGWSYRWNPQTYAGQGYAVVMIDFHGSTGYGQAFTDAISQHWGDRPLEDLQKGWDAAQKQYGFLNGDKACALGASYGGYMVYWMAGNWNKPWKCLVDHDGVFDNRMMGYATEELWFSEWENGGTPWQNPAGYEKFNPILHVDKWKVPMLVIHGQQDFRIPMEQGLAAFGALQRKGIESKFLYFPDENHWVLKPQNSILWHDTVNGWLKQHIGQ from the coding sequence ATGACCCTGCGCTACGCCTTGCTGCCCCTGGCCCTGCTGACCGCGCTGCCCGCGCTGGCCGCCACCCGCGGTTTCGAAGTTCGCGACATGGTCGCGCTGGATCGGGTGTCCTCGCCGCTGCTGACGCCCGACGGCGGCACGGTGATCTTCGCCAAGCGGCAGATGGACAAGGCGCTGGAGAAGTCCAGCACCAGCCTGTGGCTGCGCGACCTGCGCACCCGCGATGCGGCGCCGCCGAAGCGGCTGACCCCGGAAGGCTGGAACGTCAACTCGCCGGAACTGTCGGCCGACGGCAAGACCGTGTACTTCCTCAGCGCCAAGTCCGGCCGCCAGCAGCTGTACGCGCTGCCGCTGGCCGGCGGCGCGCCGCGCCAGCTCACCGATTTCGCGCTGGACGTGGACAGCTACCGCATCGCCCCGCAGGGCGACCGCGTGGCCTTCAGCGCCGGCGTGTTCCAGGACTGCGGTTCGGACCTGGCCTGCACGCAGAAGCGCCTGGACGCCAAGAAGCAGTCCAAGGCCACCGGCGTGGTGTTCGACGAGTTGTTCGTGCGCCACTGGGATACCTGGAACGACGGTCGCCGCAACAGCCTGTTCGTCGCGCCGCTGCCGGCCGGCGCCAAGGCCAAGCCGGTGGCCGGCGCCTCTGCGGTGAGCGTGACCCTGGCCGGCGACATCCCCTCCAAGCCGTTCGGCGGCAGCGAGGACTACACCTGGGCGCCGGACGGGCAGTCGCTGGTCGCCAGCGTGCGCGTGGCCGGCCGCGAGGAACCGTGGTCGACCAACTTCGACCTGTACCGGCTGGACGCCGCCGGCAAGGCCGCGCCGGTCAACCTGACCGCGTCCAACCCGGCCTGGGACGCCGGCCCGGTGTTCTCCGCCGACGGCAAGACGTTGTTCTACCGCGCGATGAAGCGCCCCGGCTTCGAGGCCGACCGCTTCGGCCTGATGGCGATGGACGTGGCCAGCGGCAAGACCCGCGAGATCGCCCCGCAGTGGGATCGCTCCGCTGGCGAGATCGTGCTGTCGGCCGACGGCAAGACCGTCTATACCACCGCCGACGACATGGGCCAGCACCCGCTGTTCGCGGTCGACGTGGCCGATGGCAAGGTCCGCACCGTGGCCGCCGACGGCAGCGTCGGCTCACCGGTGCTGGCCGGCAACACCCTGGCCTTCACCCGCAACAGCCTCAAGAGCGGCGATCAGATCATGGTCGCCGATGCCGATGGCCAGCAGCCACGCGCCATCACCCCCAGCGCGGGCGAACTGCTTCCGGACGTGAAGTTCGGCGACTACGAGCAGTTCTCGTTCAAGGGCTGGAACAACGACACCGTGCACGGCTATGTGGTCAAGCCGTACAACTATCAGGAAGGCAAGACCTATCCGGTGGCGTTCCTGATCCACGGCGGCCCGCAGGGCAGCTTCGGCAACGGCTGGAGCTATCGCTGGAACCCGCAGACCTACGCGGGGCAGGGCTACGCGGTGGTGATGATCGACTTCCACGGCTCCACCGGCTACGGCCAGGCCTTCACCGATGCGATCAGCCAGCACTGGGGCGACCGCCCGCTGGAAGACCTGCAGAAGGGCTGGGACGCGGCGCAGAAGCAGTACGGCTTCCTCAACGGCGACAAGGCCTGCGCGCTCGGCGCCAGCTACGGCGGCTACATGGTCTACTGGATGGCCGGCAACTGGAACAAGCCGTGGAAGTGCCTGGTCGACCACGACGGCGTGTTCGACAACCGCATGATGGGCTACGCCACCGAGGAGCTGTGGTTCAGCGAGTGGGAGAACGGCGGCACGCCGTGGCAGAACCCGGCCGGCTACGAAAAGTTCAACCCGATCCTGCACGTGGACAAGTGGAAGGTGCCGATGCTGGTGATCCATGGCCAGCAGGATTTCCGCATCCCGATGGAGCAGGGCCTGGCCGCGTTCGGCGCGCTGCAGCGCAAGGGCATTGAGTCCAAGTTCCTGTACTTCCCGGACGAGAATCATTGGGTGCTGAAGCCGCAGAACAGCATCCTCTGGCACGACACGGTCAACGGCTGGCTGAAGCAGCATATCGGGCAGTGA
- a CDS encoding YbdD/YjiX family protein, with product MAGALVPVGQYQAHRRLWRRLVQTARLCCGIPDYDNYVRHMLEKHPDREPMDYKTFFRERQEARYGGKSGFRCC from the coding sequence ATGGCCGGCGCCCTGGTTCCGGTCGGGCAGTATCAGGCGCACCGCCGGCTATGGCGGCGCCTGGTGCAGACCGCGCGGCTGTGCTGCGGCATTCCCGACTACGACAACTACGTGCGGCACATGCTGGAAAAGCATCCGGACCGCGAGCCGATGGACTACAAGACCTTCTTCCGCGAGCGCCAGGAAGCGCGGTACGGCGGCAAGAGCGGGTTTCGCTGTTGTTGA
- a CDS encoding XVIPCD domain-containing protein, with product MNQNELSPSDPSTSFSDAVRGQQPQAVDRQLPPLLQDLYHTAAERRAGGAETFAALPDGWSRMDDAALQRAGIDPSLQHDAKSGFDAAFYRNPQGNVVLGFCGTDELKDWKHNLGQGLGFSDAQYASAIQLGSQAKQAFGDNLLISGHSLGGGLAAASSMVNDVPAVTFNAAGVNNKTLEREGLDADAAKAYAADGLIRGYHVKNELLTYLQEDNLLTRGLMPDAAGHQIQLPEPDPLSFGQRLIPGMMLKHRLDLHGIDSVMKAEDLAQNQSQGQVQSQGQSGSLSTGSRLFNDAVVQLDGQRDRLGLHDDAAFLNTAASVAARAGQDGLQRIDQVLPSRDGDRLFAVQGQPENPAHLRSQVQTAAAAHEPSQANVGQLQQQNLQAPPQQQEERQRSVAMQ from the coding sequence ATGAACCAGAACGAGCTTTCCCCGTCCGATCCGTCCACCTCCTTCTCCGACGCCGTCCGCGGCCAGCAGCCGCAGGCCGTGGACCGGCAACTGCCGCCACTGCTGCAGGACCTCTACCACACCGCGGCCGAACGCCGCGCCGGCGGCGCCGAGACCTTCGCCGCGCTGCCCGACGGCTGGTCGCGCATGGACGACGCCGCGCTGCAGCGCGCCGGCATCGATCCCAGCCTGCAGCACGACGCCAAGAGCGGCTTCGATGCCGCGTTCTACCGCAACCCGCAGGGCAACGTGGTGCTGGGCTTCTGCGGCACCGACGAACTGAAGGACTGGAAACACAACCTTGGCCAGGGCCTGGGCTTTTCCGACGCGCAGTACGCCTCGGCGATCCAGCTCGGCAGCCAGGCCAAGCAGGCCTTCGGCGACAACCTGCTGATCTCCGGGCACTCGCTGGGCGGCGGCTTGGCCGCGGCCTCGTCGATGGTCAACGACGTGCCGGCGGTGACCTTCAACGCCGCCGGGGTCAACAACAAGACGCTCGAGCGCGAAGGGCTGGATGCCGACGCGGCCAAGGCCTATGCCGCCGACGGGCTGATCCGCGGCTATCACGTCAAGAACGAACTGCTGACCTACCTGCAGGAAGACAACCTGCTGACCCGCGGCCTGATGCCCGACGCCGCCGGCCACCAGATCCAGCTGCCGGAACCGGACCCGCTGTCGTTCGGCCAGCGCCTGATCCCCGGGATGATGCTCAAGCATCGCCTGGACCTGCACGGCATCGACTCGGTGATGAAGGCCGAGGACCTGGCGCAGAACCAGAGCCAGGGTCAGGTTCAGAGCCAGGGGCAATCGGGTTCGCTGTCGACCGGCAGCCGCCTGTTCAACGACGCGGTGGTGCAGTTGGACGGCCAGCGCGACCGGCTCGGCCTGCACGACGACGCAGCCTTCCTCAACACCGCCGCCAGCGTCGCCGCGCGCGCCGGCCAGGACGGCCTGCAGCGCATCGACCAGGTGCTGCCCAGCCGCGATGGCGACCGACTGTTCGCGGTCCAGGGGCAACCGGAGAACCCGGCGCACCTGCGCAGCCAGGTCCAGACCGCGGCCGCGGCCCACGAGCCGTCGCAGGCCAACGTCGGCCAGTTGCAGCAACAGAACCTGCAGGCGCCGCCACAGCAGCAGGAAGAACGGCAGCGCAGCGTGGCGATGCAGTAG
- a CDS encoding HAD-IA family hydrolase, producing MTATPFDLLISDCDGVLVDSEVLADRVMLDALGAYVPRAELERFLAGSFGLTAQEIVQRVQRQYALALPPGLCQEIRTRSEALIAAEVQPIDGVREALLALPLPLAVASNSMRESVVASVARAGLHERVGERIFSADMVARPKPAPDVYLLAARTLEVAPERCLVIEDSATGASAALAAGMTVIGFTGAAHIPAGHAATLSQLGVAAVMEHMRELPQTYAELVRAAAA from the coding sequence ATGACGGCGACCCCCTTCGACCTGTTGATCAGCGATTGCGACGGCGTGCTCGTCGACAGCGAAGTGCTGGCCGACCGGGTGATGCTCGACGCGCTGGGCGCCTATGTGCCGCGGGCCGAACTGGAACGCTTTCTTGCGGGCAGCTTCGGCCTCACCGCGCAGGAAATCGTGCAGCGCGTGCAACGGCAGTACGCGCTGGCGCTGCCGCCGGGCCTGTGCCAGGAGATCCGCACACGCTCGGAGGCGTTGATTGCCGCCGAGGTGCAGCCGATCGACGGCGTGCGCGAGGCCTTGCTGGCGTTGCCGCTGCCGCTGGCGGTCGCCTCCAACAGCATGCGCGAGAGCGTGGTCGCCTCGGTGGCGCGCGCCGGCCTGCATGAGCGTGTCGGCGAACGCATCTTCAGCGCCGACATGGTGGCGCGGCCCAAGCCCGCGCCGGACGTGTATCTGCTGGCCGCGCGCACGCTGGAGGTGGCGCCGGAACGCTGCCTGGTGATCGAGGACAGCGCCACCGGCGCCAGCGCCGCGCTGGCCGCGGGCATGACCGTGATCGGCTTTACTGGCGCCGCGCACATTCCCGCCGGGCACGCCGCGACCCTGAGCCAGCTCGGCGTGGCCGCGGTGATGGAACATATGCGCGAACTGCCGCAGACCTATGCGGAACTGGTGCGCGCCGCGGCGGCCTGA
- a CDS encoding ankyrin repeat domain-containing protein gives MRTPVPALIALATSLFFSVSCAAQSGAKEHSAMSASLQDHSVAFRDPALADIAAAIARGDVARIAALAPGTDLSAHGDQNVTLLEWAIWNEQPRALAALLDAGADPSLPGMDQETVVHMAAMAKDPQYLQILLQHGAPVDPVSARANWTPLFRAVQSKRDAQIELLLKAGADPKRVDATGNSLLHLAAQSSAGNPWVPKLLQAGVDPSLRNAQGKTFQAYFFNTPERLLNANAQQVRNDVRAWLSAHAIPLEASR, from the coding sequence ATGCGTACGCCCGTCCCCGCCCTGATCGCACTCGCGACCTCGCTGTTCTTCTCGGTCAGTTGCGCCGCACAGTCCGGCGCCAAGGAGCATTCCGCCATGTCAGCCTCGCTGCAGGATCATTCTGTCGCGTTCCGCGACCCCGCACTCGCCGACATCGCCGCCGCCATCGCGCGCGGCGACGTCGCCCGCATCGCCGCCCTGGCGCCCGGCACGGACCTGTCCGCGCACGGCGACCAGAACGTCACCCTGCTCGAATGGGCCATCTGGAACGAACAGCCGCGCGCGCTGGCGGCGCTGCTCGACGCCGGTGCCGACCCGTCGCTGCCGGGCATGGATCAGGAAACCGTGGTGCACATGGCCGCCATGGCCAAGGATCCGCAATACCTGCAGATCCTGCTGCAGCACGGCGCCCCGGTCGACCCGGTGAGCGCGCGCGCGAACTGGACGCCGCTGTTCCGCGCCGTGCAGAGCAAGCGCGACGCGCAGATCGAACTGCTGCTCAAGGCCGGCGCCGATCCGAAGCGGGTCGACGCCACCGGCAACTCGTTGCTGCACCTGGCCGCGCAGAGCAGCGCCGGCAATCCCTGGGTGCCGAAGCTGCTGCAGGCCGGGGTCGATCCGAGCCTGCGCAACGCCCAGGGCAAGACCTTCCAGGCGTACTTCTTCAACACGCCCGAGCGCCTGCTCAACGCCAACGCGCAGCAGGTCCGCAACGACGTGCGCGCCTGGCTGAGCGCCCACGCCATCCCGTTGGAAGCGAGCCGCTGA